Proteins encoded by one window of Babylonia areolata isolate BAREFJ2019XMU chromosome 8, ASM4173473v1, whole genome shotgun sequence:
- the LOC143284541 gene encoding heat shock 70 kDa protein 14-like produces MAAYGIHLGTCSACLAVYQDGKTNVAVNDAGDRSTPCVVGFTSYDLEVGASAKQGIVSNARNTVCHVKRILGRSFEDPVTQEYVASSPVKVVNQNNQPVFEVEFKEKKQNVSADSITEMIYKKVLETAQSHGGKGIQDAVLAVPGDFSAEQRKAASAAASKAGFKVLRLINECSAAALAYDLGQLDNTETFKVLVYRLGGTSHDATVLQVQNGIYRVLGSCMDHSFGSNNFTRVLQNYLASEFYKMYKSDPKESKRSMARLLLAAERCKHALSIVDNAKCDAESVLDGIDFSANISRVRFENLCPGTVEQCTQLIQQALSKASCTKEDISKVVLCGGGTNMPLVQRTITRFLPSSDILSSVPGDELIAIGAAKEAGILASKDKSELEAAQENNTFQCLAQDIGFETTDGVEVVLAAGTIIPFRAHHTATLGPEQTSFRMTICEAAAEDSAESQKLAKLVMRDLPAGAAIKTSFHLKREGGLHVTAHEPSSGQQESMLIPVTPMTNHS; encoded by the exons GATGGCAAGACAAATGTGGCAGTGAACGATGCTGGTGATCGGTCGACCCCCTGTGTTGTTGGCTTCACTTCATATGATTTG GAGGTGGGAGCCAGTGCCAAGCAAGGCATTGTCAGCAATGCCAGGAACACAGTATGTCATGTAAAACGTATCTTAGGGCGCTCCTTTGAGGACCCTGTAACACAGGAGTATGTGGCTTCCAGTCCTGTCAAG GTGGTGAACCAGAATAACCAGCCAGTGTTTGAGGTGGAATTCaaggagaagaaacaaaatgTCAGTGCAGACAGCATCACAGAAATGATCTACAAAAAGGTTTTGG AAACTGCACAAAGTCATGGAGGAAAAGGTATACAAGATGCTGTGTTAGCAGTCCCAGGGGATTTCAGTGCAGAACAGAGAAAAGCTGCCAG tgcaGCAGCAAGCAAGGCAGGCTTCAAGGTGCTGAGGTTGATCAATGAGTGTTCTGCTGCTGCGCTGGCCTACGACCTGGGACAGCTGGACAACACAGAAACATT caagGTGCTGGTATATCGACTCGGTGGCACGTCCCATGATGCAACGGTGCTGCAGGTTCAGAATGGCATCTATCGAGTGCTTGGCTCATGTATGGATCACTCCTTTGGGTCTAACAACTTTACACGTGTGCTACAGAATTACCTGGCTTCAGAGTTCTACAA GATGTACAAATCAGATCCCAAAGAGAGCAAGAGGTCGATGGCTAGACTGCTCCTGGCTGCCGAACGCTGCAAGCATGCCCTCTCCATAGTGGACAATGCCAAGTGTGATGCAGAATCTGTGCTGGATGGGATAGACTTCAGTGCCAACATTTCCAG GGTCAGGTTTGAGAACCTGTGTCCAGGAACAGTGGAGCAGTGTACACAGCTCATACAACAGGCTCTCAGCAAGGCCAGCTGCACCAAAGAGGATATCAGCaag GTGGTGCTGTGTGGCGGTGGTACCAACATGCCACTGGTGCAGCGTACCATCACCAGGTTCCTGCCCTCCTCCGACATCCTCAGCTCTGTGCCTGGGGACGAGCTTATTGCCATTGGTGCTGCCAAAGAG gCCGGTATTCTGGCCAGTAAGGATAAATCTGAACTGGAAGCAGCACAAGAGAACAACACTTTCCAGTGTCTGGCTCAAGATATTGGATTTGAG ACAACAGATGGTGTTGAAGTGGTACTGGCAGCAGGAACAATTATTCCATTCCGTGCTCACCACACAGCTACGCTTGGTCCCGAACAAACCTCTTTCAGAATGACCATTTGTGAAGCAGCAGCAGAGGATTCTGCCGAGTCTCAAAAATTGGCCAAG CTTGTTATGAGGGACCTACCGGCTGGAGCTGCCATCAAAACCAGCTTCCATCTGAAGAG AGAAGGAGGCCTGCATGTCACTGCCCATGAACCATCCTCCGGACAGCAGGAAAGCATGCTCATCCCTGTCACGCCTATGACCAACCACAGTTGA